From one Nocardioides scoriae genomic stretch:
- a CDS encoding amino acid permease, whose protein sequence is MTDATRDADGLSADDQLLAKLGYKQELSRSWSSFSNFAISFSIISILAGCFTTFGQAWNNGGPVAISWGWPVISVFILIIGFTMSELVSAYPTSGGIYWWAAKMGGPAAGFFTGWLNLIGLLAVTASVAYGAATFLDLTISTVSSSWADGYSLTRVFLLFVAIFVLASLANIFSGHLLAMINNISVWWHVAGAAIVIAVLVLVPTTHQSADFVFTERINNSGYDSGFYWFLVLPLGFLLTQYTITGFDASAHLSEETQGAAEGAAKGIWRSIFYSAIGGYVLLLAFVFAVQDPAAVTEGGGGVDLIFGQALPEGWHFLVLLISTAGQLFCCVACLTSASRMSFAFSRDGAIPGSRWLSQVNPRTKIPAHAVVFVATVGVVITLPALIEVDIAGAPVPVAFYAVTSVAVIGLYLSFLIPIFLRWRMGDAFEPGSWTLGRKYRWMNLLAVAEIAIICVYFVLPFTPAAVPFSDDFSFKFVNYAPVLTLGSLLVLAVWWRLSARHWFTGPKVTIDRDVVEAFDD, encoded by the coding sequence ATGACCGATGCGACCCGGGACGCCGACGGCCTGTCCGCCGACGACCAGCTGCTCGCGAAGCTCGGCTACAAGCAGGAGCTCAGCCGCTCCTGGTCGAGCTTCTCCAACTTCGCCATCTCGTTCTCGATCATCTCGATCCTGGCCGGGTGCTTCACCACCTTCGGGCAGGCGTGGAACAACGGCGGGCCGGTCGCGATCTCGTGGGGCTGGCCGGTCATCTCGGTGTTCATCCTCATCATCGGCTTCACCATGAGCGAGCTGGTCTCGGCGTACCCCACCTCGGGCGGGATCTACTGGTGGGCGGCCAAGATGGGCGGCCCCGCGGCCGGCTTCTTCACCGGCTGGCTCAACCTCATCGGCCTGCTCGCCGTCACGGCGTCCGTGGCGTACGGCGCGGCCACCTTCCTCGACCTCACCATCTCGACGGTGAGCTCGAGCTGGGCCGACGGCTACTCGCTGACCCGGGTGTTCCTGCTGTTCGTGGCCATCTTCGTGCTGGCCTCGCTGGCCAACATCTTCAGCGGCCACCTGCTGGCCATGATCAACAACATCTCGGTGTGGTGGCACGTGGCCGGCGCCGCGATCGTCATCGCCGTGCTCGTCCTGGTGCCCACGACCCACCAGAGCGCCGACTTCGTGTTCACCGAGCGGATCAACAACTCGGGCTACGACAGCGGCTTCTACTGGTTCCTCGTGCTGCCGCTCGGGTTCCTGCTGACGCAGTACACGATCACCGGCTTCGACGCCTCGGCCCACCTCTCCGAGGAGACCCAGGGCGCTGCCGAGGGGGCGGCCAAGGGCATCTGGCGCTCGATCTTCTACTCCGCCATCGGCGGCTACGTGCTGCTGCTCGCCTTCGTCTTCGCCGTCCAGGACCCCGCCGCCGTCACCGAGGGCGGCGGCGGCGTCGACCTGATCTTCGGCCAGGCCCTGCCCGAGGGCTGGCACTTCCTGGTGCTGCTCATCTCCACGGCCGGGCAGCTCTTCTGCTGCGTGGCCTGCCTGACGAGTGCCTCGCGGATGTCGTTCGCCTTCAGCCGCGACGGCGCGATCCCGGGCTCGCGCTGGCTCTCGCAGGTCAACCCCCGCACCAAGATCCCCGCCCACGCCGTGGTCTTCGTCGCCACGGTCGGCGTGGTCATCACCCTGCCGGCCCTCATCGAGGTGGACATCGCCGGTGCGCCCGTGCCGGTGGCGTTCTACGCCGTCACCTCGGTCGCGGTCATCGGGCTCTACCTGTCGTTCCTGATCCCGATCTTCCTGCGCTGGCGGATGGGCGACGCCTTCGAGCCCGGCTCGTGGACCCTGGGTCGCAAGTACCGCTGGATGAACCTGCTCGCCGTGGCCGAGATCGCGATCATCTGCGTCTACTTCGTGCTCCCCTTCACCCCGGCGGCCGTGCCGTTCAGCGACGACTTCTCCTTCAAGTTCGTCAACTACGCCCCCGTGCTGACGCTGGGCTCGCTGCTCGTCCTCGCGGTGTGGTGGCGGCTCTCGGCCCGACACTGGTTCACCGGGCCCAAGGTCACCATCGACCGCGACGTCGTCGAGGCCTTCGACGACTGA
- a CDS encoding DUF6907 domain-containing protein: MTASPVEVTGCPTWCGGQHVIDRDRHPDDACVWHSSPDIDRWLPADTEDPIVVRISGTRFDTGDAERWPDTIEVLGQTNPGFDDGVDLGVADARRLGRALLLACELLEGQA; encoded by the coding sequence GTGACCGCCTCCCCCGTCGAGGTGACCGGCTGCCCGACATGGTGCGGCGGCCAACACGTCATCGACCGCGACCGCCACCCCGACGATGCCTGCGTCTGGCACAGCAGCCCCGACATCGACCGCTGGCTCCCCGCCGACACGGAGGACCCCATCGTCGTCCGGATCTCCGGCACCCGCTTCGACACAGGCGATGCCGAGCGTTGGCCCGACACGATCGAGGTACTGGGTCAGACGAACCCCGGCTTCGACGACGGCGTGGACCTGGGCGTTGCCGACGCCCGACGACTCGGCCGTGCGCTCCTGCTGGCCTGCGAACTGCTGGAGGGCCAGGCATGA
- a CDS encoding CHAP domain-containing protein, with product MMLAGVASAPDATAAESSSLFSGQRMSAGERISSPDSQFRAEMQHDGNFVVYGANGAVWQSGTGGTGDGASVVLQDDGNLVVYRAGGVATFSSDTAPSRGNTLVMQNDGNLVIYSSGGLPLWSSRGGRTPNREDVLAAGSVLNTGQSVRSRNGSYTAIMQSDGNFVVYGPNGATWSTGTGGVGPGVVAIMQTDGNLVLYAPGGRAIYSSGTAPSSGAQLAMQDDGNLVIYGSGGALWAKGQILTSASALPSPFPCTARSNACVAYTGFNPNVSVWGQDVNPLGNCTNYAAYSLSRRGATRLSGSGNASTWRQRTVNQFGAARVNGTPAVGSIAWWGYGIGPSGHVAVVERVEGGRVWITESSYNIGSGRRVLTPGTAEYPAAFLHIAPGT from the coding sequence ATGATGCTGGCTGGCGTAGCCAGCGCGCCAGACGCGACCGCTGCTGAGTCCAGCTCATTGTTCTCCGGACAACGCATGAGCGCGGGTGAGCGGATCTCGTCGCCGGACAGTCAGTTCAGAGCCGAGATGCAACACGACGGCAACTTTGTCGTTTATGGAGCGAACGGAGCTGTATGGCAGAGCGGCACGGGTGGAACCGGCGATGGGGCGTCCGTCGTCCTACAGGACGACGGAAACCTCGTCGTATATCGCGCAGGAGGGGTCGCTACCTTCAGTTCAGATACGGCCCCCAGCCGGGGCAACACGCTCGTCATGCAGAACGATGGAAACCTCGTCATCTACTCGTCGGGAGGGCTACCGCTCTGGTCTAGCCGCGGAGGGCGCACGCCAAACAGAGAGGACGTCCTGGCCGCAGGCAGTGTTCTCAACACCGGTCAATCTGTCCGATCCCGGAATGGCTCGTACACGGCCATCATGCAATCGGACGGCAACTTCGTCGTTTACGGCCCGAATGGCGCGACTTGGTCGACGGGCACCGGAGGAGTGGGACCTGGCGTCGTCGCCATCATGCAGACCGACGGCAACCTCGTGCTTTACGCCCCCGGTGGTCGCGCCATCTACTCCAGCGGCACGGCTCCCAGCAGCGGAGCCCAGCTGGCGATGCAAGACGATGGGAATCTCGTCATCTACGGCTCCGGCGGGGCGCTCTGGGCCAAGGGGCAGATTCTGACCTCCGCATCGGCTCTACCCAGCCCGTTCCCCTGCACGGCCCGTAGCAACGCCTGCGTTGCCTACACCGGCTTTAACCCCAACGTCTCCGTCTGGGGCCAGGATGTCAACCCCCTGGGGAACTGCACGAACTATGCGGCATACAGCCTCAGCAGACGGGGTGCTACCCGCCTTTCGGGATCGGGCAACGCCAGCACTTGGCGACAACGGACCGTCAACCAGTTCGGTGCTGCGAGAGTCAATGGCACCCCTGCGGTCGGATCAATCGCTTGGTGGGGTTACGGCATTGGTCCGTCGGGCCACGTAGCAGTTGTGGAACGGGTTGAGGGTGGTCGTGTCTGGATTACGGAGTCCAGCTACAACATCGGTAGCGGGCGCAGAGTACTTACGCCCGGCACCGCCGAATACCCAGCAGCGTTCCTGCACATCGCTCCTGGCACATGA
- a CDS encoding tyrosine-type recombinase/integrase, whose translation MWDRGQQLARCGACYPTRVTARIVRRGPATIVRGIARRAGIPGRTYPHLLRHSCITNALESGASLRKVQDLARHAEPRTTMQYDRNRSNLDDHAVHSLVAFLSS comes from the coding sequence ATGTGGGATCGCGGGCAACAACTCGCCCGCTGCGGGGCCTGTTACCCGACCCGCGTAACCGCCCGGATCGTCAGGCGCGGGCCCGCGACCATCGTCCGAGGCATCGCGCGACGAGCCGGCATCCCGGGTCGCACCTACCCCCACCTGCTGCGGCACAGCTGCATCACAAACGCACTGGAGTCGGGGGCGTCACTCCGCAAAGTGCAGGATCTCGCCCGACACGCTGAGCCCAGAACGACAATGCAGTACGACCGCAATCGATCAAATCTCGACGATCACGCCGTGCACTCACTGGTCGCCTTCCTCAGCAGCTGA
- a CDS encoding SEC-C metal-binding domain-containing protein — MPTTLTCTKCQHTYTRSVTLEGVDFRNNRTNVMMPCPKCGHSFDGAPGDGVWSTGHDGRLRRVVDYLAKADLNELRELRAELENLRATGDAQGAERAITRLSGAPASQWTNWSGPVIGLLGILITVVIFLIQQQQSGEQPTKSQIDEIIRIEREQLRELQSANDDVPQAPRNAPCPCGSKKKYKRCHGAPPTSSWFPRSDQR, encoded by the coding sequence GTGCCCACGACGCTGACCTGCACCAAATGCCAGCACACGTACACGCGTTCCGTCACGCTCGAAGGCGTCGACTTTCGGAACAACCGGACGAACGTCATGATGCCCTGCCCCAAGTGCGGGCACAGCTTCGACGGGGCACCGGGAGACGGAGTGTGGAGCACTGGGCATGACGGCCGGCTGCGACGCGTTGTCGATTACCTCGCGAAGGCTGACCTCAACGAATTACGAGAGCTCCGAGCCGAACTCGAGAATCTACGAGCGACGGGCGACGCACAGGGCGCCGAGAGGGCCATTACCCGCTTGAGCGGTGCCCCTGCGTCTCAGTGGACGAACTGGAGCGGTCCCGTGATCGGGCTGCTCGGCATTCTCATCACCGTTGTGATTTTCCTGATTCAACAGCAGCAGTCGGGAGAGCAACCTACGAAGTCTCAGATCGACGAGATCATCCGCATTGAGCGCGAGCAGTTGCGAGAACTGCAGTCGGCGAACGACGACGTGCCCCAGGCGCCCCGCAACGCCCCGTGCCCCTGCGGGAGCAAAAAGAAGTACAAGCGATGCCATGGCGCACCGCCCACGTCATCGTGGTTCCCAAGAAGCGACCAGAGGTAG
- a CDS encoding helix-turn-helix domain-containing protein, translating into MDTSPLVLRLSGELLAYVVDALRNHARLYKANGMSQPSGVDGLVSALAFRASEGQPGTSNAGGCDHGQVEAVKPRLVSYDTAASMLDCSTRQVKRLVSDRTLRPVLVGGLRRLRISDIDAFIEGQA; encoded by the coding sequence ATGGACACCTCGCCCTTGGTCCTGCGGCTGTCGGGAGAACTTCTGGCATACGTCGTCGACGCTCTTCGGAACCACGCTCGGCTCTACAAGGCGAACGGGATGTCGCAGCCGTCCGGCGTGGACGGGTTGGTGTCCGCACTCGCTTTTCGCGCCAGCGAGGGCCAGCCGGGGACGAGCAATGCAGGCGGTTGCGATCACGGGCAAGTTGAGGCTGTGAAGCCACGACTCGTCTCCTACGACACCGCCGCCAGCATGCTCGATTGCTCGACGCGGCAGGTGAAGCGGCTGGTTTCCGACCGGACGCTGCGGCCCGTTCTGGTGGGCGGGCTGCGGCGTCTGCGGATCAGTGACATCGACGCGTTCATCGAAGGGCAGGCGTGA
- a CDS encoding AAA family ATPase, with translation MTGLGYSDFPDVDVPPPYDDDPVFRRIKLTSADTIKIRPVHWLWTDRIALGTLALLGGREGIGKSTVAYQLAGDITRGRLAGRFHGTPRAVIVAATEDSWKHTIVPCLIGADADLTRVYRVDVETVTGAEVGLSLPRDLGSLADAVREVDAALILLDPLMSRLDAKLDTHKDAEVRQALEPLVRIADQTNAAILGLIHLNKSLSTDPLTMLMGSRAFAAVARAVLFAMVDPEDETKRILGQPKNNLGRTDLPTLAFQIVSAHVADTDEGPVWTGRVDWQGESTRLLGEVLEAASDGPDARTATQEAGEWLGDWLVSVGGVDDSASIKRKGQKAGHSQDSLKRARRRIGALIHSEGFPRRTFWSLPDSQPVGAPSGETAPTAPTTPTAPTGAQWEQLAQSVQSAEAPGRCSE, from the coding sequence ATGACCGGGCTGGGCTACTCGGACTTCCCAGACGTGGATGTTCCCCCGCCCTACGACGACGACCCGGTGTTCCGCCGGATCAAGCTGACCAGTGCCGACACCATCAAGATCCGCCCGGTGCATTGGCTCTGGACCGACCGGATCGCCTTGGGCACCCTGGCCCTCTTGGGTGGCCGCGAGGGCATCGGCAAGTCCACGGTGGCCTACCAGCTGGCGGGCGACATCACCCGTGGGCGCCTCGCCGGTCGGTTCCACGGCACACCGCGCGCGGTGATCGTTGCAGCGACCGAGGATTCTTGGAAGCACACCATCGTGCCGTGCTTGATCGGCGCCGATGCAGACCTCACCCGGGTCTACCGGGTGGACGTCGAGACGGTCACGGGAGCTGAGGTGGGGCTCAGCCTCCCGCGCGACCTCGGTTCGCTCGCGGATGCGGTCCGGGAGGTCGACGCCGCGTTGATCCTGCTCGACCCCCTGATGAGCCGGCTCGACGCCAAGCTCGACACCCACAAGGACGCAGAGGTCCGTCAAGCCCTTGAGCCCCTTGTCCGGATCGCCGATCAGACCAACGCGGCGATCCTGGGGCTCATCCACCTCAACAAGTCGCTGAGCACCGACCCCTTGACGATGCTGATGGGCTCGCGGGCGTTCGCAGCGGTGGCCCGTGCGGTGCTGTTCGCGATGGTCGACCCCGAGGACGAGACCAAGCGGATCCTGGGGCAGCCGAAGAACAATCTGGGGCGCACCGACTTGCCGACACTCGCGTTCCAGATCGTCTCCGCCCACGTCGCTGACACCGATGAGGGCCCCGTCTGGACGGGCCGCGTGGACTGGCAGGGTGAGTCGACGCGTCTGCTCGGTGAGGTGCTCGAGGCGGCGTCAGACGGCCCCGATGCCCGCACGGCGACCCAGGAGGCAGGAGAGTGGCTGGGCGACTGGCTCGTCTCTGTCGGGGGCGTGGACGATTCGGCGTCGATCAAGAGGAAGGGGCAGAAGGCCGGTCACTCGCAGGACTCGCTCAAGCGAGCTCGGCGCCGTATCGGAGCGCTCATCCACAGCGAGGGCTTCCCTCGGCGGACGTTCTGGTCACTGCCTGACTCACAGCCAGTTGGAGCACCCTCTGGGGAGACTGCTCCAACTGCACCAACTACACCCACTGCACCGACTGGGGCTCAGTGGGAGCAGTTGGCGCAGTCAGTGCAGTCGGCTGAGGCTCCAGGGCGGTGCTCCGAATGA
- a CDS encoding DUF6011 domain-containing protein → MTLPERHERRPLAETAPEVIHDDNMAIVATATEDPVRCRRCGHALTAERSVELEVGPHCRHLLGLERVVA, encoded by the coding sequence ATGACGCTGCCTGAACGGCACGAACGCCGCCCCCTGGCAGAGACGGCGCCCGAAGTTATCCACGACGACAACATGGCCATTGTAGCAACTGCTACAGAAGATCCCGTGCGTTGCCGACGGTGCGGGCACGCCCTGACGGCGGAACGCTCGGTTGAGCTCGAGGTCGGTCCCCACTGCCGGCACCTCTTGGGGCTCGAGCGGGTGGTCGCATGA
- a CDS encoding tyrosine-type recombinase/integrase, giving the protein MTLTVADLESLAVSWQLSLRAERKSPQTLKTYGDGVRFYLAWCDTSEAGPLTQTSLNGWIAGLIESGSAASTARSRQLAVRRFTAWLAEEDELPADPFLGVKAPKLDERVIEPLTDDELRRLLKACQPPKGADPKVAMRFRRDEAMVRVMFETGTRAGEVVAMEVDDLDLVAGTATVRRGKGGKGRVVPIGPDATLALDRYLRLRRGHRLAQTSDLWLGDRGKRFSYDALHKTLAERAEAAGITGFHPHKLRHTAAHRWLAAGGSESGLMAVAGWTRPDMLMRYTKAQASARAAEEAKKLNLGEL; this is encoded by the coding sequence ATGACCCTCACCGTCGCCGACCTCGAGTCCTTGGCCGTCTCCTGGCAGCTCTCCCTGCGCGCCGAGCGCAAGAGCCCCCAGACGCTCAAGACCTACGGCGACGGCGTCCGCTTCTACCTCGCCTGGTGCGACACCAGCGAGGCTGGTCCGTTGACCCAGACGTCCCTCAACGGCTGGATCGCTGGCCTCATCGAAAGCGGCTCGGCAGCGTCGACCGCACGCTCCCGCCAGCTCGCCGTCCGCCGCTTCACCGCCTGGCTGGCCGAGGAGGACGAGCTCCCCGCCGACCCGTTCCTGGGCGTCAAGGCGCCCAAGCTCGACGAGCGGGTCATCGAACCACTGACCGACGACGAGCTCCGCCGGCTCCTCAAGGCGTGCCAGCCACCCAAGGGCGCCGACCCCAAGGTCGCGATGCGGTTCCGGCGCGACGAGGCCATGGTCCGCGTCATGTTCGAGACCGGCACCCGGGCAGGGGAGGTCGTCGCCATGGAGGTCGACGACCTCGACCTGGTCGCTGGAACCGCCACCGTCCGCCGCGGCAAGGGCGGGAAGGGGCGCGTCGTGCCCATCGGACCCGACGCCACCCTCGCTCTCGACCGGTACCTCCGGCTCCGACGCGGACACCGACTCGCGCAGACCTCGGACCTGTGGCTGGGGGACCGGGGCAAGCGGTTCTCCTACGACGCCCTCCACAAGACCCTCGCCGAACGCGCCGAGGCCGCGGGCATCACGGGCTTCCATCCCCACAAGCTGCGCCACACCGCCGCGCACCGCTGGCTCGCGGCCGGCGGCTCCGAGTCCGGACTGATGGCCGTCGCCGGCTGGACCCGCCCCGACATGCTGATGCGCTACACCAAGGCCCAGGCTTCTGCCCGTGCCGCCGAGGAAGCCAAGAAGCTTAACCTGGGGGAGTTGTGA
- a CDS encoding RNA polymerase sigma factor, with the protein MSPTSASSTVKKTAAKKAPAKKAPAKRAAAAKTAEQIQAEAAAVGPDGKKLLADVPDEVFEADVKNDPTIKEDEKEATFVVSSADETDEPEQQVMVAGATADPVKDYLKQIGKVPLLNAEMEVELAKRIEAGLFSEEKLAKGGKITPKVLDELQWIVQDGRRAKNHLLEANLRLVVSLAKRYTGRGMLFLDLIQEGNLGLIRAVEKFDYTKGYKFSTYATWWIRQAITRAMADQARTIRIPVHMVEVINKLARVQRQMLQDLGREPTPEELAKELDMTPEKVIEVQKYGREPISLHTPLGEDGDSEFGDLIEDSEAIVPADAVSFTLLQEQLHAVLDTLSEREAGVVSMRFGLTDGQPKTLDEIGKVYGVTRERIRQIESKTMSKLRHPSRSQVLRDYLD; encoded by the coding sequence TTGTCCCCTACCTCGGCAAGTTCGACCGTCAAGAAGACGGCGGCGAAGAAGGCCCCCGCGAAGAAGGCTCCGGCCAAGCGGGCGGCAGCCGCCAAGACCGCTGAGCAGATCCAGGCCGAGGCTGCCGCCGTCGGCCCGGACGGCAAGAAGCTGCTCGCGGACGTCCCGGACGAGGTGTTCGAGGCCGACGTCAAGAACGACCCGACCATCAAGGAGGACGAGAAGGAGGCCACCTTCGTCGTCTCCTCCGCCGACGAGACCGACGAGCCCGAGCAGCAGGTCATGGTCGCCGGTGCGACCGCCGACCCGGTCAAGGACTACCTCAAGCAGATCGGCAAGGTCCCCCTCCTCAACGCCGAGATGGAGGTCGAGCTGGCCAAGCGCATCGAGGCCGGTCTCTTCTCGGAGGAGAAGCTCGCCAAGGGCGGCAAGATCACGCCCAAGGTGCTCGACGAGCTCCAGTGGATCGTGCAGGACGGCCGCCGCGCCAAGAACCACCTGCTCGAGGCCAACCTGCGGCTCGTGGTCTCGCTGGCCAAGCGCTACACCGGTCGCGGCATGCTCTTCCTGGACCTCATCCAGGAGGGCAACCTGGGCCTCATCCGTGCGGTCGAGAAGTTCGACTACACCAAGGGCTACAAGTTCTCGACGTACGCCACCTGGTGGATCCGCCAGGCCATCACGCGTGCCATGGCCGACCAGGCCCGCACCATCCGCATCCCGGTGCACATGGTCGAGGTCATCAACAAGCTGGCCCGCGTGCAGCGCCAGATGCTCCAGGACCTGGGCCGCGAGCCCACCCCGGAGGAGCTCGCCAAGGAGCTCGACATGACCCCCGAGAAGGTCATCGAGGTCCAGAAGTACGGCCGCGAGCCCATCTCGCTGCACACGCCCCTGGGCGAGGACGGCGACTCGGAGTTCGGCGACCTCATCGAGGACTCCGAGGCCATCGTGCCGGCCGACGCCGTGTCGTTCACGCTGCTCCAGGAGCAGCTGCACGCCGTGCTCGACACCCTGTCCGAGCGCGAGGCGGGCGTGGTCTCGATGCGCTTCGGCCTCACCGACGGCCAGCCCAAGACGCTCGACGAGATCGGCAAGGTCTACGGCGTGACCCGCGAGCGGATCCGCCAGATCGAGTCCAAGACGATGTCGAAGCTGCGCCACCCGAGCCGTTCCCAGGTCCTGCGCGACTACCTGGACTGA
- a CDS encoding HhH-GPD-type base excision DNA repair protein → MAIHITGDDRADQVLQDDPFALLIGMLLDQQFPMERAFAGPATILERLGTLSPAEVAAADPEQFAALVAQTPAVHRFPGSMAAKVQAVARIVTEEHDGRAERLWTEATDAQDLVKRITALPGFGQQKAKIFVALLAKQLGVRPEGWERAVGDYALEGYRSVADVVDTASLEKVRAFKKEQKAAARAER, encoded by the coding sequence ATGGCGATCCACATCACCGGCGACGACCGCGCCGACCAGGTGCTCCAGGACGACCCCTTCGCGCTGCTCATCGGCATGCTGCTCGACCAGCAGTTCCCGATGGAGCGCGCCTTCGCCGGGCCGGCCACCATCCTCGAGCGCCTCGGCACGCTGAGCCCCGCCGAGGTCGCCGCCGCCGACCCCGAGCAGTTCGCGGCGCTGGTGGCGCAGACCCCGGCCGTGCACCGCTTCCCGGGCTCGATGGCGGCGAAGGTGCAGGCCGTCGCCCGCATCGTCACCGAGGAGCACGACGGCCGCGCCGAGCGGCTGTGGACCGAGGCCACCGACGCGCAGGACCTGGTGAAGCGGATCACCGCCCTGCCCGGCTTCGGCCAGCAGAAGGCCAAGATCTTCGTCGCGCTGCTGGCCAAGCAGCTCGGTGTGCGCCCCGAGGGGTGGGAGCGGGCGGTCGGTGACTACGCCCTCGAGGGGTATCGTTCGGTCGCTGACGTGGTCGACACCGCTTCGCTCGAGAAGGTCCGGGCCTTCAAGAAGGAGCAGAAGGCGGCCGCGCGCGCCGAGCGATGA